A genomic window from Prochlorococcus sp. RS04 includes:
- a CDS encoding glycosyltransferase family 39 protein, with translation MNKKLSNLNLRKKDTFTLFLIIFFSVLIDKIFHANTLYLPGWDQGYHLTNLFRTYNIFANINFSSFDWWDNLWKISDTYRGPLTYIISSFFLLIFGKNYENSLISNNIFSIITIFCIFKMAKEIRNNKAGLWGALIFAFNPYIFDQRVDYLIDLSQVCFINLNFFILFKFIKTKGGFLLSFLLGTTLGLVFLTKPTGLLFLVLPYIVALYYYLKNSQFKKNTLIDIVTFITSFLITIWPWLSINWLTILTSIFNSWQWGIKYQDGLEANTLEGIIFYPIEIFNLVGPYILGSFSVIGFIEYFKNSKEEKFSVRRLNNFSKKYIFLLSLPINILIVCTLMSTKDLRFILPILPCLCIFSGLFISSLRKYSWIKYYKIILLIIIISTSVLHLFNQINIYKNLEKKSIIYWPHKEIIEKVNSLSTNLKSVVAVLPDTREFNTFNIAAEAELQDTNIAIVQVMSNEKTYKEDINRFSWFVLKDGDQGTMTNNAKQKLAKLIKESNRFENFKSWSLPDGSKASLYKRKRMNESVSLISNKNPLTTLDLFFKGNGLTINLKGNEKILNNSNLLIDVKNKKETYEINVALPKISNYANRNIEIIKNINLDNPINFNDTLNFNALILSKQNQDFAISSNQSTYEENINPSFEINTINELDKMGKFLKNGDFDKLFNLVELVNQSDPSQKYLKDSEQIFKYRYKVNKKNIDYLYNIAISQILQRKSNEAASTLKELIKLEKNNSNLYLAKAVIDIYNFNPREAEKNITLASKFNNNKKLYSTINTIQLISKIINFRIISLINV, from the coding sequence ATGAATAAAAAATTATCAAATCTAAATCTCAGAAAAAAAGATACATTTACCCTTTTCCTAATAATATTTTTCAGCGTATTAATAGACAAAATTTTTCATGCAAATACACTTTATTTACCTGGCTGGGACCAAGGTTATCATCTTACTAACTTATTTAGAACATATAATATTTTTGCAAATATAAATTTTAGCTCCTTTGATTGGTGGGATAATCTTTGGAAAATAAGTGATACCTATAGAGGGCCGTTGACTTATATAATTTCTTCATTTTTTCTTTTAATTTTCGGTAAGAATTATGAAAATAGTTTAATTTCAAATAATATTTTTTCGATCATTACAATATTTTGTATTTTCAAAATGGCTAAAGAAATTAGAAATAATAAGGCTGGTTTATGGGGTGCTCTTATCTTTGCTTTTAATCCTTATATTTTTGATCAACGCGTTGATTACTTAATTGATTTATCACAAGTTTGTTTTATCAATCTGAATTTCTTTATACTTTTTAAATTTATTAAAACTAAAGGAGGTTTTTTATTATCATTCCTCTTGGGAACAACATTAGGACTTGTATTTTTAACAAAACCCACAGGATTACTTTTTTTAGTTTTGCCATATATTGTTGCTTTGTATTATTACCTAAAAAATTCTCAATTTAAAAAAAATACATTAATAGATATAGTCACTTTTATAACATCATTTTTAATAACTATTTGGCCATGGTTGAGTATTAATTGGCTAACTATTCTTACTAGTATATTTAATTCATGGCAATGGGGTATTAAATACCAAGATGGTCTAGAAGCAAATACCCTAGAGGGAATTATTTTTTATCCTATAGAGATATTCAATTTAGTTGGTCCATATATATTGGGAAGTTTTTCTGTTATTGGTTTTATAGAATATTTTAAAAATTCAAAAGAAGAAAAGTTTTCTGTTAGAAGATTAAATAATTTTTCAAAAAAATATATTTTTCTTTTGAGCTTACCAATTAATATATTAATAGTGTGTACTTTAATGAGTACAAAAGACTTACGTTTTATATTACCTATATTGCCTTGCTTGTGCATTTTTTCTGGTTTATTTATTTCAAGTTTGAGGAAATATTCTTGGATTAAATACTATAAAATTATCCTTTTGATAATAATAATATCTACTTCAGTTTTACATTTATTTAATCAAATTAATATTTATAAAAATCTTGAAAAAAAATCAATTATTTACTGGCCCCATAAAGAAATCATTGAAAAAGTAAATAGCCTCTCTACAAATCTTAAATCAGTTGTTGCAGTTTTACCAGATACTAGGGAGTTTAATACTTTTAATATTGCCGCAGAGGCTGAATTACAGGACACAAATATTGCTATTGTGCAGGTAATGAGTAATGAAAAAACATATAAAGAAGATATAAATAGATTTAGTTGGTTTGTTTTGAAAGATGGGGATCAAGGAACAATGACAAATAATGCAAAACAGAAATTAGCTAAACTTATAAAAGAATCAAATAGATTTGAAAATTTTAAGTCTTGGAGTTTACCAGATGGATCAAAAGCTAGTCTTTATAAAAGAAAAAGAATGAATGAGTCAGTAAGCTTAATAAGCAACAAAAATCCTCTTACAACTTTAGATTTATTCTTTAAGGGAAATGGACTTACAATAAATTTAAAGGGTAATGAGAAAATTTTAAACAATAGTAATTTATTAATCGATGTTAAAAATAAAAAAGAAACATATGAGATTAATGTTGCTTTACCCAAAATTAGTAATTATGCAAATAGAAATATTGAAATTATAAAAAATATTAATTTAGATAATCCAATAAACTTTAATGACACATTAAATTTTAATGCCTTAATATTATCTAAGCAAAATCAAGATTTTGCCATATCAAGTAATCAGTCAACTTATGAAGAAAATATAAATCCTTCATTTGAAATAAATACAATAAATGAGTTAGATAAGATGGGTAAATTTTTAAAGAATGGAGATTTTGACAAATTATTCAATCTTGTAGAATTGGTAAATCAGTCAGATCCTTCTCAAAAATATTTAAAAGATTCAGAACAGATATTTAAATATAGATATAAAGTTAACAAAAAAAATATTGATTATTTATACAATATTGCTATTTCTCAAATATTACAAAGAAAATCTAATGAAGCTGCCAGCACATTAAAAGAACTGATAAAACTTGAAAAAAATAATTCTAATTTATATCTAGCAAAAGCTGTTATTGATATTTATAACTTTAATCCTAGAGAGGCTGAAAAGAATATCACTTTAGCTAGTAAATTTAATAATAATAAAAAACTATATTCAACCATTAACACTATTCAATTAATATCGAAAATAATAAATTTTAGAATAATATCTTTAATAAATGTATAG
- a CDS encoding O-antigen ligase family protein, giving the protein MQNLFIENKYDFIIEKYVTWIGLFNWIPFFWIFWASQGLLETKKDRNDFSLILILGTIPVIISGLGQYFFNWIGPFKILNGLIIWYQRPINEISGLTGLFNHANYAGAWLTLIFPLCIAQILNSKTKFKFSFLLIIILGIFTCIFLTNSRNAWGSSILTIPLLFGTITFWWFLPITLFLSSLFLVLKKNIQGKFQDNLINILPNKVLLEFTDQGFNHLNTTRIEILQFASKIIISNPFFGTGSGSFPIIFEYETGFWKGHSHNIFTELAISYGLPSTIIFIIFLIILLSNSFKEIYNYPLKDINDKACWVSASIFLISQLVDVQYFDGRISIVFWLLLASLKTTINEKKLI; this is encoded by the coding sequence GTGCAAAATTTATTTATAGAAAACAAGTATGATTTTATAATTGAAAAATACGTTACTTGGATAGGATTATTTAACTGGATCCCTTTTTTCTGGATATTTTGGGCTTCACAAGGTTTATTAGAAACGAAAAAAGATCGTAATGACTTTAGCCTTATTTTAATTCTAGGAACAATTCCTGTAATAATATCTGGATTAGGTCAATATTTCTTTAATTGGATTGGACCTTTTAAAATTTTAAATGGGCTTATTATTTGGTACCAAAGACCAATAAATGAAATATCTGGATTAACGGGATTATTTAATCATGCAAATTACGCAGGTGCATGGTTAACTTTAATTTTTCCATTATGCATCGCCCAGATTTTAAACTCAAAAACCAAATTTAAGTTTTCGTTTTTATTAATAATAATTTTAGGGATATTTACTTGTATTTTTCTAACAAATTCTAGGAATGCATGGGGATCATCAATTTTGACAATTCCTTTACTTTTTGGAACGATAACATTCTGGTGGTTTTTACCAATTACCTTATTTTTGTCTTCTTTATTTTTAGTTTTAAAAAAAAATATTCAAGGAAAATTTCAAGATAATTTAATTAATATTCTTCCTAATAAAGTTTTGCTTGAATTTACAGATCAAGGCTTCAACCATTTAAATACAACAAGAATAGAAATCTTGCAGTTTGCATCTAAAATCATAATTAGTAATCCTTTTTTTGGCACTGGGTCAGGTTCTTTCCCTATAATATTTGAATATGAAACAGGTTTTTGGAAAGGGCACTCTCATAATATATTTACAGAATTAGCTATAAGTTATGGACTACCAAGTACCATTATTTTTATCATTTTTTTGATAATTCTTTTATCTAATTCATTTAAGGAAATTTATAATTATCCATTAAAAGATATTAATGACAAAGCTTGCTGGGTATCTGCATCAATTTTTCTTATTTCACAATTAGTAGATGTACAGTATTTTGATGGACGAATAAGTATTGTTTTTTGGTTACTTTTGGCGAGTTTAAAAACAACTATAAACGAAAAGAAATTAATTTAA
- a CDS encoding ATP-binding cassette domain-containing protein, producing MVSSKTFNYFLEIFSFLPKSRRKEFFALIPVALIAGISEIIVLAILSRLFNFLSGQPRDPLPILSNLFDFDPKYKILILVSIFIITSWFSSFIKLYVRAKQLKLKATIWRDLSELALKNLLSQEYEFFIENKNTDLSASILVSINRVAENIVLPILKTVSGMFLIVLISIAILFLAKSSALILIIGLLLGFLFISLSIIPYIRFATKKRLEVELASNNIINESLNSIIDIKLTNSENFFSHQFKNIGKNSVASIWKGETLPEIPRALIEPFGITLIFIIGILPSLFISDITEIAKVIPFLATIAAACLKLTPPLQDTFKGYNAIRGGLPDLEVTLNLIKNKNKIKKQKKDSYLDHFIFPKKTIKLNNISYFYPNSSTNAINNLSLKIDVGSRIAFVGGTGSGKTTTANLLLQLLRPTEGNLLLDNLPLKEKHVKQWQINCAYVQQSFYLPSSSILENIAFAKDKEQINIEDVWKAIESARLKELVENLPDGLNTNIGDSGIKLSGGQRQRLAIARAFYRKSRLLILDEATSSLDNKTESEVMNSIDLISNNCTLVVIAHRLSTVINSDKIYEFEKGKIINFGNFKQLCKVSKSFQDLNFLENKILNG from the coding sequence ATGGTAAGTAGCAAAACATTTAATTACTTTTTAGAAATATTTTCTTTTTTACCAAAGTCAAGAAGGAAAGAATTTTTTGCATTAATACCTGTTGCTCTTATTGCTGGAATTTCAGAGATAATAGTTTTGGCTATTTTATCTAGATTATTTAACTTCTTAAGTGGACAGCCAAGAGATCCTTTACCTATTTTGAGCAATCTTTTTGATTTTGATCCAAAATATAAAATTTTAATACTTGTATCTATTTTTATTATTACTAGTTGGTTCTCATCTTTCATAAAGCTCTATGTAAGAGCCAAACAATTAAAGCTCAAAGCTACTATTTGGAGAGATCTTTCTGAATTAGCACTTAAAAACCTACTTTCTCAAGAATATGAATTTTTCATAGAAAATAAAAATACTGATCTTTCAGCATCTATTCTTGTAAGTATAAATAGAGTAGCCGAAAATATAGTTCTACCAATATTAAAAACTGTAAGTGGAATGTTTTTGATCGTATTGATATCAATAGCAATTTTATTTTTAGCAAAATCTAGTGCACTAATACTTATTATTGGTCTATTGCTTGGTTTTCTTTTTATCTCCTTATCCATAATTCCCTATATAAGATTTGCTACAAAAAAAAGGTTAGAAGTTGAATTAGCATCAAATAATATTATTAATGAATCTCTAAATTCAATAATTGATATAAAGTTAACTAATTCTGAAAATTTTTTTTCACATCAATTTAAAAATATAGGCAAAAACTCAGTAGCATCAATTTGGAAGGGAGAAACTCTACCCGAGATTCCAAGAGCATTAATAGAACCATTTGGAATAACTCTTATTTTCATAATTGGTATTTTGCCATCATTATTTATTTCAGATATAACAGAAATTGCAAAAGTTATACCATTTTTAGCAACAATAGCAGCTGCATGCCTCAAGCTTACACCGCCTCTTCAAGATACTTTTAAGGGTTATAATGCAATCAGAGGAGGACTTCCTGACTTAGAAGTTACGCTGAATTTAATCAAAAATAAAAACAAGATCAAAAAACAAAAAAAAGATAGTTATCTTGATCATTTCATATTTCCAAAGAAAACAATAAAATTAAATAATATTTCTTATTTTTATCCTAATTCAAGTACAAATGCAATTAACAATTTATCTTTAAAAATTGATGTTGGATCAAGGATAGCTTTTGTTGGCGGAACGGGTAGTGGTAAAACAACTACTGCTAATTTATTGCTTCAACTTTTAAGGCCTACAGAAGGCAATTTATTATTAGATAATTTACCCTTAAAGGAAAAACATGTGAAACAATGGCAAATTAATTGTGCATATGTACAGCAATCTTTTTATTTACCAAGCTCTAGTATTTTAGAAAATATAGCTTTTGCTAAGGATAAAGAACAAATTAATATTGAGGATGTATGGAAGGCAATAGAGTCAGCTAGATTAAAAGAATTAGTTGAAAATCTTCCTGACGGTTTAAATACTAATATTGGTGATAGTGGAATTAAATTATCTGGAGGACAAAGGCAAAGATTAGCAATTGCTAGAGCTTTCTATAGAAAATCAAGACTATTAATTCTTGATGAGGCGACAAGTTCACTAGATAATAAAACTGAATCTGAAGTTATGAATTCAATTGATTTAATAAGTAATAACTGTACATTAGTTGTTATTGCACATAGACTATCAACAGTTATAAATTCAGATAAAATTTATGAATTTGAAAAAGGTAAAATTATCAATTTTGGCAATTTCAAACAATTATGTAAAGTATCAAAAAGTTTTCAAGACCTTAATTTTCTGGAGAATAAAATATTAAATGGATAA
- a CDS encoding glycosyltransferase, translated as MEKDFLKGKRIAITALELENKEHRGIASFIKSSIAILSKYGAEIYLITGFDLDGNVKNNLNLKIENLFYSEIYKFFIIGKDHRELFKSSIKYKLKLILELSRNLFILFINNYFLKYKFYKINEISKDKWDLNGRVKYLINIKGFISVKNIFHLCRLRSMRLLCQEPILNLDKENIDLIISSSPLSLKTQNNKKNKLIQIIHDALPIKIPSHPENGWVFSNRLNDAQKNCSCLYVSQESKTSVGKYLKKKNLNRNKNDIIYPMPSLEIELLEEAFNITSIRSIEKSFVLFNSSIVERKKVENAINYFLKSNLSDRNFLLCIAGKMHKNDYCYQINDLCKNHKNILILDYVSEAEKAWLFLNTSLLISTSSSEGFGIPILDALSLNISSLATSIPSYHEIKNLNKKNKINLFNQNKPKLWIDYLDNLTKFNIKNNYEKRRRIEHFKIFKDYLEENYLLKIGNYLNKN; from the coding sequence ATGGAAAAAGATTTTCTAAAAGGTAAGAGAATAGCCATTACAGCTCTTGAGTTAGAAAATAAAGAGCATAGAGGTATTGCATCTTTCATAAAATCTTCAATTGCAATATTAAGTAAATATGGAGCTGAAATATATTTAATAACTGGATTTGATTTAGATGGGAATGTGAAAAATAATCTTAACCTAAAAATTGAAAATCTTTTTTATAGTGAAATCTATAAGTTTTTTATTATCGGCAAGGACCACAGAGAACTTTTTAAATCCAGCATAAAATATAAATTAAAATTGATCTTGGAATTAAGTAGGAATTTATTTATATTATTTATAAACAATTATTTTCTTAAATATAAATTTTACAAAATCAATGAAATTTCTAAAGATAAATGGGATTTAAACGGTAGAGTTAAATATCTAATAAATATAAAAGGTTTTATTTCCGTAAAAAATATTTTTCATTTATGTAGACTAAGAAGCATGCGACTTCTTTGCCAAGAACCTATTTTAAATTTAGATAAGGAGAATATAGACCTAATAATTTCAAGCAGTCCATTATCCTTAAAAACACAAAATAATAAAAAAAACAAATTAATACAAATAATTCATGATGCGCTTCCCATAAAAATTCCTAGTCATCCTGAAAATGGTTGGGTTTTCAGCAATAGATTAAATGACGCCCAAAAAAATTGCTCATGTCTATATGTTTCTCAAGAAAGCAAAACAAGCGTCGGCAAATACTTAAAGAAAAAAAATCTTAATAGAAATAAAAATGACATAATTTATCCTATGCCCTCATTGGAAATCGAACTTCTTGAAGAAGCTTTTAACATAACTTCTATAAGATCTATAGAAAAGAGTTTTGTTCTTTTTAATTCGTCAATTGTTGAGAGAAAAAAGGTTGAGAATGCTATAAATTATTTTTTAAAATCAAATCTTTCTGATAGAAATTTTTTGTTATGTATTGCAGGAAAGATGCATAAAAATGATTATTGTTATCAAATAAATGATTTATGTAAAAATCATAAAAATATCCTAATACTAGATTATGTAAGCGAAGCTGAAAAAGCTTGGCTTTTTCTAAATACTTCTCTTTTAATTTCAACATCCTCTTCCGAAGGATTTGGGATACCAATTTTGGATGCTTTGAGCTTAAACATATCTTCATTAGCAACCTCAATTCCTTCTTATCATGAAATAAAAAATTTAAACAAGAAAAATAAAATTAATTTATTTAATCAAAATAAACCAAAATTATGGATAGATTACTTAGATAATCTCACCAAATTTAATATAAAAAATAATTATGAAAAAAGAAGAAGAATTGAACACTTTAAAATTTTCAAAGATTATTTAGAAGAAAATTATTTATTAAAAATCGGAAATTATTTAAATAAAAATTAA
- the rsmI gene encoding 16S rRNA (cytidine(1402)-2'-O)-methyltransferase, whose amino-acid sequence MNNNSSLSHRTEEPENGILYIVGTPIGNLNDISERALNILRNVSLVACEDTRQTRKIINKFKISNKLISFNKHNSSIKIPKIINDLKEGKSIAIVSDAGMPGICDPGEDIARNVKLEGIDLICVPGACAAITALVSSGLPSSSFIFEGFLPKKKIDRDKILFEISKNQKTTIIYESPKRLKKLLKELLEFCGGKREIMVARELTKKFEEHVGNNINEVIEYFRDKDVIGEITIVIKGINKKRDLNYDKLIIKKDLNDLINAGLSSSAASKYLAKKNGLKKSEIYNMI is encoded by the coding sequence ATGAATAATAATTCTTCATTATCCCATAGAACAGAAGAACCAGAAAACGGTATTTTATATATAGTTGGCACGCCGATTGGTAATTTAAATGATATCTCCGAAAGAGCATTAAATATTCTTAGAAATGTTTCTTTAGTTGCGTGTGAGGATACAAGACAAACCAGAAAAATAATAAACAAGTTCAAAATTTCAAATAAACTTATTAGTTTTAATAAACATAATTCTTCAATAAAAATTCCAAAAATCATAAATGATCTGAAAGAAGGGAAATCTATTGCAATTGTAAGTGATGCTGGCATGCCAGGAATTTGCGATCCAGGGGAGGATATTGCTAGGAATGTAAAATTGGAAGGTATTGATTTAATATGTGTTCCAGGAGCTTGTGCGGCAATAACTGCACTTGTTTCAAGTGGTTTGCCCTCCTCTAGTTTTATATTTGAAGGCTTTCTTCCTAAAAAGAAAATAGATAGAGATAAAATTCTTTTTGAAATTAGCAAAAATCAAAAAACAACCATAATTTATGAATCACCCAAGAGACTAAAGAAATTATTAAAGGAATTACTTGAATTTTGTGGTGGAAAACGTGAAATCATGGTAGCCAGAGAATTAACAAAGAAATTTGAAGAACATGTTGGTAATAATATTAATGAAGTTATAGAATACTTTAGAGATAAGGATGTTATTGGAGAAATAACAATAGTAATTAAAGGAATAAATAAGAAAAGAGATTTAAATTACGATAAATTAATTATAAAAAAAGATTTAAATGATTTAATTAATGCAGGATTAAGCTCTTCAGCAGCTTCTAAATACCTCGCAAAGAAAAATGGATTAAAAAAAAGCGAAATTTATAATATGATTTAA
- a CDS encoding 3'(2'),5'-bisphosphate nucleotidase CysQ has product MIKLPLGVDINNLIDDIRIFSWQAADILLYYSKLLEDSDSKKNIIKNNNEYDPVTLADLKVNELIIKRINNNYKNINWDILSEENVKGSSDIFNSKSDWIWVLDPLDGTKDFIQGTGNYAMHLALNFKQKPYIGFVLIPEKNQLWITDGGQTWCEKRDGTKYKPNLLNNKNLQEMTLVTSKNHGNEILRNLIQKINFRKVEIMGSIGCKIASIVRGESDIYICLSLQGKSSPKDWDFAAPESILKAAGGAITNLDNQELTYGQASFQHGGIIVATSNKVSHESICLEIKKIIEDNGIYPL; this is encoded by the coding sequence ATGATTAAATTACCTCTTGGAGTAGATATTAATAATCTTATCGATGATATAAGAATTTTCAGCTGGCAAGCGGCAGATATTTTGCTTTATTACTCTAAATTGTTAGAAGACTCAGACAGTAAAAAAAATATAATCAAAAATAATAATGAATATGATCCTGTTACTTTGGCTGATTTGAAAGTTAATGAATTGATTATTAAAAGAATAAATAATAATTATAAAAATATTAACTGGGATATTTTGAGCGAAGAAAATGTAAAAGGTTCTTCAGATATTTTTAATAGTAAGTCAGATTGGATATGGGTTCTTGATCCTCTTGATGGTACGAAGGATTTTATCCAAGGGACAGGTAACTATGCAATGCATTTGGCATTAAACTTTAAACAAAAACCATATATTGGGTTTGTTTTAATCCCAGAAAAAAATCAATTATGGATTACAGACGGGGGTCAAACATGGTGCGAAAAAAGAGACGGTACAAAATATAAACCAAATCTTTTAAATAATAAGAATCTTCAAGAAATGACTTTAGTAACAAGTAAAAATCATGGAAATGAGATTTTGAGAAATTTAATTCAAAAAATTAATTTTCGCAAGGTCGAAATTATGGGAAGCATTGGCTGCAAAATTGCATCTATAGTTAGAGGAGAAAGTGATATTTATATTTGTCTAAGTTTACAGGGGAAAAGCTCACCAAAAGATTGGGATTTTGCTGCGCCAGAATCTATTCTGAAAGCAGCTGGAGGAGCAATTACAAATTTAGATAATCAAGAGCTAACGTATGGACAAGCTAGTTTCCAACATGGTGGTATTATAGTCGCCACGAGTAATAAGGTTAGTCACGAGAGTATTTGTCTCGAAATAAAGAAAATTATTGAGGATAACGGAATTTATCCTCTTTAG
- a CDS encoding polyribonucleotide nucleotidyltransferase: protein MEGQNKSITFDGREIRLTTGLYAPQASGSVMIECGDTSLLVTATKTAKKDPSDFLPLICDYEEKLYAAGRIPGGFMRREGRPPERATLIARLIDRPMRPLFPTWMRDEIQIVASCLSLDERVPADVLAVTGASIATLLGEIPFYGPMAAVRVGLIGDDFILNPSYREIERGDLDIVVAGSPEGIVMIEAGANQLSEQDTIEAIDFGYEAVTELIKSQEDLLKDLGIKQIKPSAPEEDKTLPTYLEKNCTKPIELVLKKFDLSKEERDLELEKIKVEIQDKIDSLKEDNQLKVLLSENDRLLSSDFKKLTKRLMRSQIINDGKRVDGRDLDEVRKISASAGILPKRVHGSALFQRGLTQVLSTTTLGTPSDAQEMDDLNPSTEKTYLHHYNFPPYSVGETRPMRTPGRREIGHGALAERAIIPVLPGKETFPYVLRVVSEVLSSNGSTSMGSVCGSTLSLLDAGVPLKAPVSGTAMGLIKEGKEVRILTDIQGIEDFLGDMDFKVAGTDKGITALQMDMKITGLPVSIISDAIKKARPARLHILEKMQAAIDKPQESLSPHAPRLLSFRIDPELIGTVIGPGGRTIKGITERTNTKIDIEDGGIVTIASHDGAAAEEAQKIIEGLTRKVHEGEIFSGVVTRIIPIGAFVEILPGKEGMVHISQLSEARVERVEDVVRQGDEVTVRVREIDSRGRINLTLRGVGQNNGMSYPEPTPTPVAPLN from the coding sequence GTGGAAGGACAAAATAAGTCGATCACGTTTGACGGACGAGAGATACGACTAACTACAGGACTATATGCTCCTCAAGCAAGTGGATCAGTAATGATTGAGTGTGGTGATACCTCACTATTAGTTACAGCGACAAAAACTGCAAAAAAAGACCCATCAGACTTTCTACCTCTGATATGCGACTATGAGGAGAAACTATATGCTGCCGGAAGAATTCCTGGTGGTTTCATGAGGAGAGAAGGTCGCCCACCAGAAAGAGCGACTTTAATTGCAAGATTAATTGATAGGCCAATGAGGCCACTTTTCCCCACATGGATGAGGGATGAGATTCAAATAGTCGCATCATGCCTTTCTCTAGATGAAAGAGTTCCAGCAGATGTTTTGGCTGTTACAGGAGCTTCAATCGCAACTTTACTTGGAGAGATTCCATTTTACGGGCCAATGGCTGCAGTTAGAGTTGGTCTTATAGGAGACGATTTCATCTTAAATCCAAGTTATAGAGAAATAGAGAGAGGAGATTTAGACATTGTTGTTGCAGGTTCACCTGAAGGCATTGTTATGATTGAGGCGGGAGCTAACCAGTTATCGGAGCAAGATACTATCGAAGCTATAGATTTTGGTTATGAAGCAGTTACTGAACTTATTAAATCGCAAGAAGATTTACTTAAAGATTTAGGAATAAAACAGATTAAGCCATCTGCTCCTGAAGAAGATAAAACCTTGCCCACTTATTTAGAGAAAAACTGCACAAAACCTATTGAGTTAGTTTTAAAGAAATTTGATCTTTCAAAGGAAGAAAGAGATCTTGAACTCGAAAAAATAAAAGTTGAGATACAAGATAAAATTGATTCTTTGAAAGAGGACAACCAACTAAAAGTTCTTCTTTCAGAGAATGATAGGTTATTAAGTTCCGACTTTAAAAAATTAACAAAAAGATTAATGAGGTCGCAAATCATAAATGATGGGAAAAGAGTTGATGGAAGAGATCTCGACGAAGTTAGAAAAATATCAGCTTCTGCAGGAATTCTTCCAAAAAGAGTTCATGGTTCTGCATTATTCCAAAGAGGTTTAACCCAAGTTTTATCTACAACCACATTAGGTACTCCTAGTGATGCTCAAGAAATGGATGACTTAAATCCAAGCACCGAAAAGACATATCTACATCACTACAATTTCCCTCCTTATTCAGTAGGAGAGACAAGACCAATGCGAACTCCTGGGAGAAGGGAAATTGGCCATGGAGCATTAGCAGAGAGGGCAATAATCCCGGTATTGCCAGGCAAAGAAACATTCCCTTATGTCCTAAGGGTAGTTAGCGAAGTTTTAAGTTCCAACGGATCAACATCAATGGGTTCTGTATGCGGAAGCACGCTTTCGTTATTGGATGCAGGGGTTCCTTTAAAAGCTCCAGTAAGTGGTACTGCAATGGGCTTAATTAAGGAAGGGAAAGAAGTACGAATCCTTACAGATATTCAAGGCATTGAAGACTTTCTTGGAGATATGGACTTTAAAGTTGCAGGTACTGATAAGGGTATAACTGCTTTACAAATGGATATGAAAATCACAGGTTTACCGGTCTCTATTATTTCTGATGCGATCAAAAAAGCTCGTCCTGCAAGATTACATATTCTAGAAAAGATGCAAGCTGCAATAGATAAGCCTCAAGAATCCCTTTCTCCGCATGCCCCAAGATTATTAAGCTTTAGAATTGATCCTGAGCTTATAGGAACAGTTATTGGACCCGGAGGAAGAACTATTAAAGGAATCACTGAAAGAACGAATACAAAAATAGATATAGAAGATGGTGGAATTGTCACTATTGCTTCTCATGACGGAGCTGCTGCAGAAGAAGCTCAAAAGATAATAGAAGGATTAACACGCAAGGTTCACGAAGGTGAGATCTTCTCTGGAGTTGTAACAAGAATAATACCTATAGGTGCTTTCGTAGAAATATTGCCAGGCAAAGAAGGGATGGTTCACATCTCTCAGTTATCTGAGGCGAGGGTTGAAAGAGTCGAAGACGTAGTTAGACAAGGAGATGAAGTAACTGTAAGAGTTAGAGAAATTGATAGCAGAGGAAGAATTAATCTTACCTTAAGAGGTGTTGGACAAAATAATGGAATGTCTTATCCAGAACCAACTCCTACTCCAGTTGCTCCGCTAAATTAA